Proteins from a single region of Ananas comosus cultivar F153 linkage group 3, ASM154086v1, whole genome shotgun sequence:
- the LOC109707378 gene encoding uncharacterized protein LOC109707378 codes for MDSRRIFSESLCSDDTFAPQGIERCPFLRNINEPTNFSFSSANFLPPVRGAKGPIFEDGPNFEMAFRLFHGRDGVVPLSGRSFTRTDISETDTVPQFNPLAAKAATISLSAFGPGGPFNFDSFSNKWKKLNKKSSNHESSSRRGGDQIHESLSNEWLETGQCPIAKSYRAVSGILPLVAKVIKPPPGMKFHCPPAVVAARAALARTALVKNLRPQPLPAKMLAIALLGMSVNVPLGIWREHTEKFSPQWFAAVHAAVPFIAMLRKSVLMPKTAMAFTIAASILGQTIGSRAERLRLKAKATGVDGEKGSVSVTRKVTDGSKKSRNCGGGGGGGGGGGRVWEPLPLKVEIVGSAAVAQPASVYC; via the exons ATGGACTCCAGAAGGATTTTCAGCGAGTCATTGTGCTCCGACGATACTTTTGCTCCACAAGGCATTGAACGGTGCCCATTTTTGAGAAACATAAATGAACCCACTAATTTTTCCTTCTCATCAGCCAATTTTCTTCCTCCT GTACGGGGAGCCAAAGGTCCAATCTTTGAAGATGGACCCAACTTCGAAATGGCGTTCAGGCTTTTCCATGGAAGAGATGGAGTCGTTCCACTTTCAGGAAGATCTTTTACACGTACAGACATTTCAGAAACCGACACTGTGCCCCAATTTAATCCCCTTGCGGCAAAAGCTGCGACTATTAGTCTCTCGGCTTTTGGACCTGGAGGGCCTTTCAACTTTGATTCTTTCTCCAACAAGTGGAAGAAGCTAAATAAGAAATCATCCAATCATGAGTCATCTTCTCGG AGAGGAGGCGATCAGATCCACGAGTCACTAAGCAACGAGTGGCTTGAGACCGGACAGTGCCCTATTGCAAAATCATACCGTGCAGTGAGTGGCATCCTTCCCCTTGTTGCAAAGGTTATAAAGCCGCCGCCTGGCATGAAGTTCCACTGCCCTCCAGCTGTCGTGGCTGCCCGTGCAGCTCTAGCGAGGACTGCCCTCGTGAAGAACCTCCGCCCCCAACCCTTACCAGCGAAGATGCTCGCCATTGCGTTGCTCGGCATGTCAGTGAATGTCCCTCTCGGCATTTGGCGAGAACACACTGAGAAATTCTCTCCTCAGTGGTTTGCGGCAGTCCATGCAGCGGTCCCGTTCATTGCGATGCTGAGGAAGTCTGTGCTAATGCCGAAGACTGCCATGGCTTTTACTATAGCTGCCTCGATTTTAGGTCAGACGATTGGATCGAGAGCTGAACGACTTAGATTGAAGGCGAAGGCAACAGGGGTGGATGGAGAAAAGGGTTCAGTTTCTGTTACTCGTAAGGTTACCGATGGTTCGAAGAAGAGTAGGAATtgtggtggcggtggcggtggcggtggcggtggtgggAGGGTTTGGGAGCCGCTTCCCCTGAAGGTGGAGATTGTGGGCTCAGCCGCTGTTGCCCAACCGGCTAGCGTATATTGCTAA
- the LOC109707030 gene encoding probable methyltransferase PMT21 isoform X1: MTNKDSKSGIYPNKRSRVVPMSLMLMVLCGFSFYLGGIYCSEKNRFFNKDAVPLIRPLKETTVVPLKIKPVVFPECSSDYQDYTPCTDPRRWKKYGNYRLTYMERHCPPMTEREECLVPPPDGYKPPIRWPKSRNECWYRNVPYDWINNRKSNQHWLRKEGDKFFFPGGGTMFPNGVGAYLDLMQSLIPEMKDGTVRTAIDTGCGVASWGGDLLDRGVLTVSLAPRDNHEAQIQFALERGIPAILGIISTQRLPFPSNSFDLAHCSRCLIPWTEFGGIYLMEVHRLLRPGGFWVLSGPPINYENRWHGWNTTVEEKKADFDKLEKLLASLCFKLYNKKGDIAVWQKALDNSCYDKLNPATYPSKCDDSMDADSVWYTPLRSCLTVPNPNFNKFGLNSTPKWPDRLDVASERITMVPGGNSGGFKHDNSKWKARANHYKSFLPALGSDKIRNVMDMNTLYGGFAAALINDPVWVMNVVSSYGVNSLGVVYDRGLIGTYHDWCEAFSTYPRTYDLLHLDGLFTAESHRCEVKYVLLEMDRILRPSGYAIIRESSYFIDSIATIARGMGWDCQKKDTEYNIEKEKLLICQKKLWYPKHSEQYGSASK, translated from the exons ATGACGAACAAAGATTCCAAATCGGGGATTTACCCTAATAAAAGGTCCCGAGTTGTACCAATGTCCTTGATGCTCATGGTACTATGTGGATTTTCATTCTACCTTGGAGGAATCTATTGCTCTGAGAAAAACAGATTCTTTAATAAGGATGCAGTTCCTCTAATTCGACCACTCAAAGAGACGACAGTCGTCCCCCTCAAAATTAAGCCTGTTGTATTTCCAGAGTGCAGCAGTGATTATCAAGATTACACGCCGTGCACAGACCCTAGG aggTGGAAGAAGTATGGTAATTACAGACTGACTTACATGGAACGCCACTGTCCGCCAATGACTGAGAGAGAAGAATGTTTGGTGCCTCCTCCTGATGGGTACAAGCCACCAATTAGATGGCCGAAGAGCAGAAATGAATGTTGGTATAG AAATGTTCCTTATGACTGGATAAATAATCGGAAATCAAATCAGCACTGGCTAAGGAAAGAAGGTGATAAATTCTTCTTCCCTGGGGGAGGTACTATGTTCCCAAATGGAGTTGGCGCCTATCTTGATCTGATGCAAAGTCTAATACCTGAAATGAAGGACGGAACTGTCCGAACTGCTATTGACACTGGCTGTGGG GTTGCCAGCTGGGGAGGTGATTTATTAGACCGTGGAGTTTTGACGGTTTCACTTGCACCTAGAGACAATCATGAGGCTCAAATACAATTTGCTCTCGAACGTGGCATTCCAGCAATTTTAGGCATTATTTCTACTCAACGTCTTCCTTTTCCATccaattcatttgatttggcCCACTGTTCGAGATGCCTTATCCCATGGACGGAATTTG GCGGCATTTATCTAATGGAAGTGCATAGACTACTTAGGCCTGGTGGGTTCTGGGTGCTCTCTGGGCCTCCCATAAACTATGAAAACCGATGGCATGGGTGGAACACAACAGTAGAGGAAAAAAAAGCTGATTTTGACAAATTAGAGAAATTGCTTGCAAGCTTGTGCTTCAAACTATACAATAAAAAGGGTGACATTGCTGTGTGGCAAAAAGCTCTAGATAACAGCTGCTATGATAAGCTGAATCCTGCTACTTACCCTTCAAAGTGTGATGACAGCATGGATGCAGATTCTGTGTGGTATACTCCGCTCCGCTCATGCTTAACCGttccaaaccctaatttcaataAATTTGGACTAAACTCCACTCCTAAATGGCCTGACCGGTTAGATGTAGCTTCAGAGCGGATCACCATGGTTCCTGGTGGGAATTCTGGTGGATTTAAGCATGATAACAGTAAGTGGAAAGCGAGGGCAAACCATTATAAGAGTTTCCTTCCTGCTCTTGGAAGTGATAAAATTCGAAATGTTATGGATATGAATACACTGTATGGGGGCTTTGCTGCTGCACTTATAAATGACCCTGTGTGGGTGATGAATGTTGTTTCTTCTTATGGTGTGAACTCACTTGGTGTGGTCTATGACCGGGGACTGATTGGTACCTACCATGATTG GTGTGAGGCTTTCTCAACTTATCCTCGAACATATGATCTCTTGCACCTCGATGGCCTGTTTACTGCTGAAAGTCACAG ATGTGAGGTGAAATATGTGCTCCTCGAGATGGATCGGATCCTACGACCAAGTGGGTATGCTATTATCCGCGAGTCTAGCTATTTCATAGATTCCATAGCGACCATCGCCAGAGGTATGGGATGGGATTGCCAGAAGAAGGACACTGAATACAACATTGAAAAGGAGAAGCTGCTAATATGCCAGAAGAAACTTTGGTATCCAAAGCACAGTGAACAATATGGAAGTGCGAGTAAATAA
- the LOC109707030 gene encoding probable methyltransferase PMT21 isoform X2, whose protein sequence is MERHCPPMTEREECLVPPPDGYKPPIRWPKSRNECWYRNVPYDWINNRKSNQHWLRKEGDKFFFPGGGTMFPNGVGAYLDLMQSLIPEMKDGTVRTAIDTGCGVASWGGDLLDRGVLTVSLAPRDNHEAQIQFALERGIPAILGIISTQRLPFPSNSFDLAHCSRCLIPWTEFGGIYLMEVHRLLRPGGFWVLSGPPINYENRWHGWNTTVEEKKADFDKLEKLLASLCFKLYNKKGDIAVWQKALDNSCYDKLNPATYPSKCDDSMDADSVWYTPLRSCLTVPNPNFNKFGLNSTPKWPDRLDVASERITMVPGGNSGGFKHDNSKWKARANHYKSFLPALGSDKIRNVMDMNTLYGGFAAALINDPVWVMNVVSSYGVNSLGVVYDRGLIGTYHDWCEAFSTYPRTYDLLHLDGLFTAESHRCEVKYVLLEMDRILRPSGYAIIRESSYFIDSIATIARGMGWDCQKKDTEYNIEKEKLLICQKKLWYPKHSEQYGSASK, encoded by the exons ATGGAACGCCACTGTCCGCCAATGACTGAGAGAGAAGAATGTTTGGTGCCTCCTCCTGATGGGTACAAGCCACCAATTAGATGGCCGAAGAGCAGAAATGAATGTTGGTATAG AAATGTTCCTTATGACTGGATAAATAATCGGAAATCAAATCAGCACTGGCTAAGGAAAGAAGGTGATAAATTCTTCTTCCCTGGGGGAGGTACTATGTTCCCAAATGGAGTTGGCGCCTATCTTGATCTGATGCAAAGTCTAATACCTGAAATGAAGGACGGAACTGTCCGAACTGCTATTGACACTGGCTGTGGG GTTGCCAGCTGGGGAGGTGATTTATTAGACCGTGGAGTTTTGACGGTTTCACTTGCACCTAGAGACAATCATGAGGCTCAAATACAATTTGCTCTCGAACGTGGCATTCCAGCAATTTTAGGCATTATTTCTACTCAACGTCTTCCTTTTCCATccaattcatttgatttggcCCACTGTTCGAGATGCCTTATCCCATGGACGGAATTTG GCGGCATTTATCTAATGGAAGTGCATAGACTACTTAGGCCTGGTGGGTTCTGGGTGCTCTCTGGGCCTCCCATAAACTATGAAAACCGATGGCATGGGTGGAACACAACAGTAGAGGAAAAAAAAGCTGATTTTGACAAATTAGAGAAATTGCTTGCAAGCTTGTGCTTCAAACTATACAATAAAAAGGGTGACATTGCTGTGTGGCAAAAAGCTCTAGATAACAGCTGCTATGATAAGCTGAATCCTGCTACTTACCCTTCAAAGTGTGATGACAGCATGGATGCAGATTCTGTGTGGTATACTCCGCTCCGCTCATGCTTAACCGttccaaaccctaatttcaataAATTTGGACTAAACTCCACTCCTAAATGGCCTGACCGGTTAGATGTAGCTTCAGAGCGGATCACCATGGTTCCTGGTGGGAATTCTGGTGGATTTAAGCATGATAACAGTAAGTGGAAAGCGAGGGCAAACCATTATAAGAGTTTCCTTCCTGCTCTTGGAAGTGATAAAATTCGAAATGTTATGGATATGAATACACTGTATGGGGGCTTTGCTGCTGCACTTATAAATGACCCTGTGTGGGTGATGAATGTTGTTTCTTCTTATGGTGTGAACTCACTTGGTGTGGTCTATGACCGGGGACTGATTGGTACCTACCATGATTG GTGTGAGGCTTTCTCAACTTATCCTCGAACATATGATCTCTTGCACCTCGATGGCCTGTTTACTGCTGAAAGTCACAG ATGTGAGGTGAAATATGTGCTCCTCGAGATGGATCGGATCCTACGACCAAGTGGGTATGCTATTATCCGCGAGTCTAGCTATTTCATAGATTCCATAGCGACCATCGCCAGAGGTATGGGATGGGATTGCCAGAAGAAGGACACTGAATACAACATTGAAAAGGAGAAGCTGCTAATATGCCAGAAGAAACTTTGGTATCCAAAGCACAGTGAACAATATGGAAGTGCGAGTAAATAA